Within Coffea arabica cultivar ET-39 chromosome 4e, Coffea Arabica ET-39 HiFi, whole genome shotgun sequence, the genomic segment aattattccaaataatatttcaaataacaaaccaaGATTTCCCCTAATTTATACCGATTAAGGTATTTAACTAATTTCATGTGCTCCAAAATGCAtgctttcttcttatcttgTCAAGATACACCAATAGAAGTGCAAGGCAAAACTCTTCAACAAGAAGCAGCCACAAGTAGATAAAACATTAATTTAGAGGCATTCACATTTCAACAACAAAAGGGGAGAAGCAACCACTAAAGTGAGGTAACGGTAAATGCATAAAGTAAAAGCCAGTTTAGTATATTATAACAAATACATATACTAATATAAAGAAGTTTCAAAATAAGGCATATTCATCAATGACAATGGAGGATACCTGTTATATCAATCTTATATGATATCCCTGCAGCAGTCAGTGACCTGGCAATATTTTTTGCAACCTCTTCATACTGTTGATTCTGAACTAGTGGAAACACAGTGCACTTGATGGGTGCTACCAATGGAGGAAATCGGAAGACATTGAGTTGTTCATCCCCATCTTTGCTAGGTCTAGTATAGAAGGAATGCTCATAAAGACAATATATTATCCTTCCAATACCAAAAGAAGGTTCAATAACTGACGGTGTGAAAACTTTCTGGTGTTCCTTCTTTATTTCTTTCGAGATTGTCACCATATTACTCTTGATGGTAACAACTCTGTCAAGAGTACAAACATGAAACTCTGCTTCTCCTTTAGACTCCAGGGTCGCTTTCAACTCCAGAGCTTCTTTCTCCGCCATGGCCTATATGGAAATAAAGCGATCATAATCATCATTCCAGAAAAGCAAAACCTTAAATTTAAGTCACCATGCTTGCTAGAATATTGTTCCATGGTGACAAAGTAAATTCGTGTGCATGCAGAGCAATCTTCTATTACTTTCACCCTTCTGTACGAACCTAAAGTTTCAATGTTTTACCTAAACAATCTGCTCCTCCAATCAGAATCAGTGTTTGCCCCATTTCCAAAGTCAAAAGGTGAAAAGAACAAATGAACagttaaggaaagaaaaggaccAGGGAAAACACAGAGGGCAAAAAGACAACCAAGAAGCGGGACAGCCTTACATGTACAAAAGAAATCAACTTATATTAACTTAATGCACAACGGCACAAAGCATACCTCCAGAGCTTCAACCACCATCCTTTGATTACCTTTGAATGCAAGGCCTAGTTCCTTCTTCACGGGAGCTATAACAAGTTTCTGAAAGAGCAAGTAACATGAATTCATAAAGAGACTCTAAAAGAAGCACAAAAATATTTTGcaagtgaagagagagagagacctcCACTTCTCTAGGTTCTGGAAGTTTTTCATGTGCAACCAGAGGGACGCCACTTTTATCCtgccaaagaaagaaaaaaggggaaaaaaaataactttaaCGGCTAAGTTCAGAATGGTATGATTTTCAAGGTCCTTCCATTCAACAAAAATCATAACACCATTGTCCAAGAACACGTTTATACAACATAAAATGGTCAGACTATTCCACCAAGCCATCCATAACCAAGGATAAACAAGTCAAAGTTGGTACAGGAACtttgcaaatcatccaaaaaaaaaaaaatagaagacaAATGCTGTTGCAAAGTAGAACAGACTGTGAGATAGAGAGTTCATATTATTATAGCACACTTAAAATGATTGCAACAGATTTCCAGATTAAAACTGATCATTCAAAGCCAATTTCCTGATTATAACATTCATCCAACTCCTGTTTGCAATACAAAGGGAATTTCAAGAAATGAATATTCTAATTCCACAAAAATCCTTAATGACCGATAAAAAATTCTCACCGTATGAGCACGCAAATCATAAGCTGATCTATCAGCAATACCAACACATTCAATCCAACCATAAGAACATTCAATTTCAGCATCCCAGCAGTCCGCAGCATAGTGTGCCATCTCATTTGCCAGATGTTGGCGGAACCGCAACCGATCTCTATCAATCCCAAGATAAGTCAAGAAAAGGTACACTCTCCCAATGAAATATCCCAGTGTTTCATTGTTCACAATCCCCTGCAAAACAGCAGTAACTGTTCCTTAATACAGAGTATACCACATGTATAAGCCCCTTTGGGGTTACACATATATGCACACGCTCAGCTCTTCAAATCCAcgcaaaaagtcaaaaatagaGTGGGAGGGTCTGAGGTAGGTGATTCTCAAACTAACCTGAGCAACTGCTTCACCAATAGGAATTCTCCTTGCTGATCGTCCTGACACCTGGTCTTCCCTAGGGAACATCAAAAACTCCAACTTTGCAACTTCAGAAAATTTTGGATGAGCCTTGTCCGCAGGATCCACAAAGTGCTCAATCTCGGCCAGTGTAAATTCACGGACTCTGAGAAGACCTTGGCGTGGAGAAATCTGCATATACACGGTTCAACCTCTACCACGTAAAAATCAAATTCTGAACAAAGAGGTATCATATATTAAAAGTAAATGGTGCATGAAAACTACTCAGGCGAGAAATCTAACCAATAGATGGCAAATGCTGATCAATTTATCATATCTAATAACAATAATACGTGTCTACCTATGTCTATGGTCCTCCTTGGTACTCAACCAAGATTATCTCCTGCAGTGCTTTTATTGTGGTTTGTTAGAAGTAATCCACAAGTATAATTAGTCTTTGACCTCCATTGCTAGACAACAACTAATTACTACTGCCATGACAATGTCATCTTGTAAAACACTGTTCTATGCTTTTACAAGGAGCATGTGCACGACTAAGTACAAAAAAGGATAGCAGGAAAGAAAACCACTTCTCTTCATGACAACTATAGCTTCAAGATGTCAAATTAGAATATTCAAAAATCAGAAAACCAACATAACAGGTTTTTGACTTATGCAGGACATAAACATGATAGGTGAAAGACAATTGTGATTCAATTATGATAACGCATATGATAAAATAGATCTTAGAGTAAGATTGTAAACCTCATTCCTAAAAGCTTGACCAATCTGCGCAGCAGCAAAAGGGAGCTTGCTCCCATTGTAGTAGTACAAATCCTTGAAATTCACAAAGATGCCTTGAGCTGTCTCAGGGCGCATATAACTGcagccaaaaaaatttttttttttttacaacacTTAAGAAAGAAAGATAAGCAAAACCCCGGAAACAGGAGTGCCAAACAAATAAGAAACTATGTACTTTCTTTTGTAATATACACCTGTAAATTATCTGCTGCTGCTCTAAACAAATAAAGGTAAAATGGGGCATAGAGTTTTAATGATATTCTTACCCTGGGAGCGTTCCAGATGGCCCAATTGAGGTCTGGAACATAAGATTAAAAGGGTAGGGATCAGAAAGAGGATTCTTGGTATCTGGAGCAACAATTCCATACTCCTTAAGTTTAGCACCCAACTCTTCAGCAGAAAGATCATCCAAAACTGCAAGAACATGCCTGAATTCTGCCTTCTTCTCATCACTGAGATTAGGTTCTTTCTCAAGCTTCTCTTTACAGAAATCCTTTAGCAAATGATCAGCTCTGTAACAATTCCCAGTCTTTTCATCTTTCACCATAAGATCAGTAAACTTATCAACATGTCCCGATGCCTTCAGCACTACTTCTGGGGTCACACAAGGGCAATCGACTTCCAACATATTCTCTTCCAATACAAAATgctgaatttattcaaaatcacaacaCCCATTgtcaaaatcatcaattttaATCCAGGCCCAAAAcgaaaatggaaaaacaaagaaatattGAGGAACAAGCTTGATATTATGCTTCAGCTTGGTTTGATTAAACTTTAATGTGTGCTTATCCAACCAAGCTCAACCCGAGCTTATTCATTCGCTTGGCTCGGCTGGATTTGTTGACGAACCAATCTCGACTGAGCCAAGCTCTCCCAGCTCTAATCTAGCCATAGATTTTTTTCGTTTTTCAATCCTAATTATCGTAATTATAGTTAGTTGAACTaacttttgaaagaaaaatcagaattctactcaaatttcaaatttcatctgGGTCATGACAGACAGATTACATAAAACTGAGACATAATTGGCCCTCAAAAGCCAGTCTTGCAGACAATTAAATGAATAACAAAACATCCAAATCAGAATTCTAGTACGAATAAAGAGAAATGAGTAGACCTGACGCCAGGAGGCGAGGACGTTGGCCTTAACGGCACAACCAGGAGGGCCATAGTCATAGAGGCCAGCAACGCCACGGTAGATCTTGAATGAGGGGATGTAGAATAGACGGCGTTCGAGAGTGTTAACGACGGCCTGCCGGAAAGCTTCTCGGTTGTGGGCTTCTTGAGCAGCGTCCATTtcgtccttttcttttctttctctttcagcTGAGAGAATTTCAGAGCTCGAGAGTGGACTTGATAATTGAgtagaaaggggaaaaaaattacTGTCAGAGTTGGAGATATTTTAGACTTTAGACAAAGACTGAAAAGCAATTTGGGTCTTTGGATAGTGGAAATCTGCAAATTGGAATTTCCACAGTCCGCTAGGGTTTTTAGTATTGCATAATGTGTTGTACCTTGTGGAAagaaagttgtatattttggaaacggctttttgccttttttttttttttttttaagtttttctgTCCCGGTTCATATCGAATCTGCATTAATAATCGGTGGTGGAATTCATTAATCTTGCGGTCCTGCCTTGTCATTGTGTTTGTTACTTGGTAAAGAGGGGAAATTCTTCTTTGATATAATGGTGAGATTtttttagaaaaggaaaaataagagAACAGTGGGTTATGAAAATGCAAAAGTTTGTGGAAAATGAAATGGGTAGATTTGGCAATGGGTAAAAAAGTAAAACACGAAGCAAAATGTCTTTAAGCAGTCAATGAGCTCTTATTCTTTGTAAGAATTGACAATTACTAAGAATTAACGCAAAGCCTGagcgctctctctctctctctctctctcacggctagtattaaaaaaaaaaaaaaggactactATTGACTTGCGATTCAATATAATTGAGACTCAAACAATTAAAGATTTTGACTTTAAATTTTTCTATTCTTccaaatatgaaagaaaaaaaatattgattttTTCCTAAAATAAGAATTTGGAAATTCTAAATGTTagagctctttttttttttttttttgggaatgaTGTTACTTTTAAAGCTCACAATAAAGCAttatatcaaaagaaaaaaaaaataaaacatatgaaagagaaaaagaaaaacaagtgacACGATGTCGTTATGACTCGACTCACGATAACAAGTACCAGCTGCCAGCTACCAAATACCAACTCTGACTCTGACagcgttcaaaaaaaaaatcaatatcaATTAATCTCACCCGAAATCTCCGCCTGTTCAAGCGATAAGGATTTTGGCGCCAAAATGCATCGCTCCACAACTAGGTCTCCTTCTCCGATCGCCGATCTTCAATCGAAGCTCTCACGAATTTCTTTTCAACAAGAACAGATCAAAATCGCATTCAATCAGCTCCATTCTCACATCCGAACCAGTTTGATCGAAGTACTATTGTCATGATTATCATTATCTGATCATACACTTCAAATATTAATTCAAATTTCGTGCTGTACATTTTCAAATACTGGAAGACTtccatttctatttttttttgtcctccTGAATTGTGTGTGATTTATGTTCTTGTCAAAGGCTGAAGATGTATTTTCGTCGCTGGCGATTCCATTGATGATGCTTGTTGGATTGAAGACCGGGGAAATGGCGGACGAAGGACGATTCAGTTCCATTATTATCAATGATAAGAACAACTATTATCCTTCGAATTATAAAGTATTACTATACTAATtttaatctcctatttgttCATGTCGTGATTGTTCAGTGCATACTCATATCAAATTGGACATTGGTCCCGTGCGCGTGAATTTTTCATGTGTTGTGTGTTGTTCAATTTCTGTATGACGTAAAAGTTGTCGATAATCGAATACTTATGCGCTtcattttccttaacaggaacggGAAAGGAATGGAGATAAATCTGAAGAAGTATGCAGTAGATTGGTGGTGGCTATGAGGGGAATGGATGAAAACCTGAGGATTGGTAAATTTGAggtgatcttttttttttggcataatCTTCCTGTTAGAAAATGTTCATCTTGTTGTGATTACTAAGAATTTCACTGATCGCTGGTGTGCTTTTCTTCCGATGAAGAAGGACTATGTAAACAATTAATGGCAGAGGGGAGTTTTTTTGTCAATGGAATTCTCATTCCGAAGcagctctttctttttcttattgtCTTTCTTAGGATATTGAATAGTATTTCTGTTAGACCTAATAATCCCTGAGCTTCCCCCCGTCCCTCaacaccacccccccccccccccccccccccacaaaaaagaaaaaaaaatattggttTTCTATGCATAGTGATTACTGATTAGGTTAAGGATTAGACTGAGAATATGGTTAGTTCAATGTCATTGGATTATCCAACTGCAGTCCCAATTACACCGAGTTCTCAGCTTTTTGGTTGCTTTTCTAGTGAAGAAACCATCCAATAGCATTTGATGTGAGATGGCGACTTGTTGACTGTTTCAATTGGTAGGTTGTACTGATCATTTGTTTGCAGGGACTAAATGTTGCCGCTAAAGCCACCAAAGCATGCAAGGAGCTAATCCATAAACAAAAACTGCAGCTAATGCAATTAGTGCAGCTTCTGAAACAAATTGAGGCCCAGGTTAATTCTAGCCAAGATGACATCTTTCAGACCCTTGCTGATCAACGGGCATCTATCCAAAAATTATTTCAGCAAGCTGTTGCATATGTTTATGCCACTCACCAATCATGTCAAAGTAATGGCACCTCTATCAACATGGTAAAGCTTCTGAAAATCACTTATGACCATGTTGATTCAGCCCTTGGTTCAGTGGAGATTGGAGTGGAAAACCTGATGACTAAGCTGGGTGATAAAATGTGCAATCCAATGGTTCAGTATGTTAATGAACTTAAAACTGATGTTGTTACTGGAACCTGTCCGAATCTGCTGGCAATGGTGGAGGAGATTGGAGGAGAAATGAGGCTTCGAAGCCTACAGTTGGAGGAAGCAAGAAAAAAGGTGAGAGCAGTTGAAAAGAGTAGAATCGATGCTTTAAATAAGTTAAGGGAAACTGAAGGAAGAATGGAAATGTTGAAGGAAGAACAGCGTTTTCTTTCAGAAATAAATGATGGTTCAAGAGGACATTCTGTTTCTGAGAAGGTATCCCTTAGTTCCTTTGACCAAATTCATTAAAGTTGCATACTTTCCTTGCAAATTTCAGATCATGATCACTCTATCACTCTAGTAAAACATATAGTAAAGGTAACTCCTTTACCAATCAAGATTATGTGGCTAAAgaactaagaaaatttatcCATAAAAGATAGGAAAAAATGAACTCTTTTATGTCCTTTTTCTACATTCAATCTACTATGAACGGCATAATACTCAAACTATACTTTTGATTCAGCTTAACACGGATATTCTATCATCTGCTTTATGACTGTACATTTGTGAATATCACATTACTCGAGCATCATAATATCAAATACATACATTGTTGGTTTCCTTAAGCCATTAGTTTTTACAATTTCTACTGAAAGTAGGTTTTGTACATTGCTAGACAGTAATCTTCTCTGAAGCAACTTGTTACGCAGATAGCTTAGGCAGTGTACTCTGGGAATTGTACCTTCTGTATTCTGATGCTTTCTATTTTTATGGGCTTCATGAGTATATGGTATGGATAGTCTTTTACGATCTAATCCTAAACTGTTTCCCCTGAATCTAGTCCGTGAAGCTTCTATATGCGGAGGAAGATCAAGCTAAGGATGAAAAGCTACTGTGGGAGCTactgaggaaaaaaagaaaactgcaaGTACCTGACAGTCCATTTGGAGCAAAGGAGCTTCTAGGCATTGGAACCTGTGAGAGATATCTTAGATCGAAAAGGGCAGTATCTCCAATCAGTTGCAGGCCAAATAAAACTAGCCAATTAGCAGGACTAACTCCACAAACTCCGAGGATCGAATTTCGGACACCATTGGGTTCTTCTCCTTCAACCACAATTCATCAAGTTCTGTCACGCAAGCGCATTACTCCCTGACCACATGGTTGAACAGATGCTGGGCTCCTTGCTTGTTGGTTGATCTAGGAGCAATTAACATGGCTTTTCCTTTGGAAGctatcctttctttctcacCTAGTGTAAATAGAGTGATTGCCAGAAGCAGTTAAGCGTACATTTGTTTCACCTCAACAGCACTCTCTTATGTTCTATGTAAACTCTAATGGTAGGATGACTTGGAATTGGAATCTACGTCTTATGGTTGATATTGATTTGCTCGGAAGCATGTAATGATCAGATTCATGGCAAGTATGattccctctttttctttttcttttttcaaatccTGCCCCTAATGCTCTAACAAACCTCTTTTAGCAAATAGCTTTCCATCATTAGACTAGGCACGCTTGTTGAACCGGGTTTACTGAACTCTTGGCGCTACTCGTATTTTGCCATATTCTTGTGTGAATACTAATGAGATTATTTAGTAGCGTCTTGGGCCTACTTTTGTAGCCCAATAGCTGAGTATTCTAAAAGCTTAATTCATAGCACATTGAAGCCCAATTTCCACATgctggcttaatttcttttgctctcggagccttctttttttaataaagtaactttttttttcttttcttttttttttttttccaaaaacagATTTTCATGGCTAACCATTTGGCCAAAGTTGTTTAAAGAAATCGTTTATGGGCTGTTCGTGGGAACTGGGGTGCCTTGGGCAAAGGGTCTCGGACTTGGCGGTAACCGGCACACAGCAGGAGCCGCCTaataatcattttttggccatcTGTTTCAAGCAGCCTCCGCTCCCGCTTCTCCAAACCGCCACCTTCCACCGCCAACACCATAACAATATCACAACCGAGCAACTTAGTTGGCTCCTCAAACCACCCTCTCATTTTGTTTTCCTCCCTAAAAGCCCTCAAGAGCTTCCACTTCCAGGTTCCAATTCCCAAGTGAGGgtttaaatcttgatttttaggtataaaagaaaattttaaaaaaagaaactcttattatctttttctctttattaTTCAGCCTGCTgataaaaattgaccaaaaaatattttttctctcttgtggggcgggggggggggggggggggtcttTGAATGTCATTAATCGTGGAATCAATATTATGTTCTTTAGCTACAGAGATTTGGAGAAAGTAGATTATATTGTCAAGCTCATACATATGATTTTATCATTGCTTATAGGTACTTTGTGTCTGAGGTCAATTTCTCC encodes:
- the LOC113742326 gene encoding glycine--tRNA ligase, mitochondrial 1 → MDAAQEAHNREAFRQAVVNTLERRLFYIPSFKIYRGVAGLYDYGPPGCAVKANVLASWRQHFVLEENMLEVDCPCVTPEVVLKASGHVDKFTDLMVKDEKTGNCYRADHLLKDFCKEKLEKEPNLSDEKKAEFRHVLAVLDDLSAEELGAKLKEYGIVAPDTKNPLSDPYPFNLMFQTSIGPSGTLPGYMRPETAQGIFVNFKDLYYYNGSKLPFAAAQIGQAFRNEISPRQGLLRVREFTLAEIEHFVDPADKAHPKFSEVAKLEFLMFPREDQVSGRSARRIPIGEAVAQGIVNNETLGYFIGRVYLFLTYLGIDRDRLRFRQHLANEMAHYAADCWDAEIECSYGWIECVGIADRSAYDLRAHTDKSGVPLVAHEKLPEPREVEKLVIAPVKKELGLAFKGNQRMVVEALEAMAEKEALELKATLESKGEAEFHVCTLDRVVTIKSNMVTISKEIKKEHQKVFTPSVIEPSFGIGRIIYCLYEHSFYTRPSKDGDEQLNVFRFPPLVAPIKCTVFPLVQNQQYEEVAKNIARSLTAAGISYKIDITGTSIGKRYARTDELGVPFAITVDSTSSVTVRERDSKQQIRVDVDEVASVIKEVTEGQSTWADALWKYPTLTHPDCS
- the LOC113741938 gene encoding uncharacterized protein, producing the protein MHRSTTRSPSPIADLQSKLSRISFQQEQIKIAFNQLHSHIRTSLIEAEDVFSSLAIPLMMLVGLKTGEMADEGRFSSIIINDKNNYYPSNYKERERNGDKSEEVCSRLVVAMRGMDENLRIGKFEGLNVAAKATKACKELIHKQKLQLMQLVQLLKQIEAQVNSSQDDIFQTLADQRASIQKLFQQAVAYVYATHQSCQSNGTSINMVKLLKITYDHVDSALGSVEIGVENLMTKLGDKMCNPMVQYVNELKTDVVTGTCPNLLAMVEEIGGEMRLRSLQLEEARKKVRAVEKSRIDALNKLRETEGRMEMLKEEQRFLSEINDGSRGHSVSEKSVKLLYAEEDQAKDEKLLWELLRKKRKLQVPDSPFGAKELLGIGTCERYLRSKRAVSPISCRPNKTSQLAGLTPQTPRIEFRTPLGSSPSTTIHQVLSRKRITP